The Leptospira sp. WS60.C2 genome includes the window ATAGGTGGAACGAGGGTCACCTGTCCCCTTAACACGGATCCACCAAAAATGATGGCAATTGTTGCATTCGTAAATTTCTCGATAGGAGTTTTGTGGGTTTTGGATGATATCATGGATCGGGAACTCTGGAGTTTGGTTTAAATCTTGAACAGGTTCCAATCGAGAAAACTGTTTAACACTTTTTGAACAATACAAGCAAGACATAAGAAGGGCTGTCTAGTCATACCGCTATTTTCTTCTTGGTCAAGCCAATTTCCTTTAGCCGTATTTCTTTCTAACTTTCTACATAGTTCTTGGCAATTTATTATCAAAATGCGAAAGTATGCCATACCATATGTCTAACTCGCAACAGTCATACGAAAACCTTCTTGCGGAAATCAAAAGACTAGAAATGGAGAACAAAGAGCTCAGACAAACTCAAAGCTCCCCTAAAAATCACCTAACAAAACAAAACGAATTATTAAACTTTACCCAATTTTCTATCGACACAGTTTCCGATTCCATCTTGTGGTTGGATGAAAACGGGAAATATGTTTTTGTGAACAATGCAGCTTGCTTAAATTATGGATATGCAAAAGAAGAACTTCTATCGATGACTATGTTTCAGGTCGATCCTTTGTTTACAAAAGAGATTTGGGACGCACACTGGAACGAGATTCTTGAAAAAAAAACTTTCACTTTAGAAACCATTAATAAGCGAAAAGATGGAACTCCTTTTCCTATTGAAGTCACAGTCAATTTAGTTGAATACAATGGCAAAAAGTACAATTGTGCAATCGTTCGTAACATCACCGAACAAAAATTAAATGAATCAAAGCTTAAACAAGCAGCACTTCGTTTAGAAGAATTAAATGCAACCAAGGATAAATTTTTTTCAATCATCGCCCATGATCTACGTGGTCCCTTAGGTTCCCATAGAGAATTTACGAAACTCTTGAGGGAAAAAATCTCCTTCCTATCCGAAAGAGAAAGAGAGGTCAATTTACAGATCTTATATGAATCTTCAGAAAAATTATATTCTTTAATGGAGAATTTACTCCACTGGGCAAGGACACAAAGTGGAAACATTACTTTCCAACCTGTAGAGATTCGAATACATGAATTAGTCAATGCAACTATCGAAATCTTATCCTTATCGTTTCAGAAAAAACAAATTCGTTACGAAAATCTAATTCCAAAAGATTTAGAAATTGTTGCAGATTCTTTTATG containing:
- a CDS encoding ATP-binding protein; this encodes MPYHMSNSQQSYENLLAEIKRLEMENKELRQTQSSPKNHLTKQNELLNFTQFSIDTVSDSILWLDENGKYVFVNNAACLNYGYAKEELLSMTMFQVDPLFTKEIWDAHWNEILEKKTFTLETINKRKDGTPFPIEVTVNLVEYNGKKYNCAIVRNITEQKLNESKLKQAALRLEELNATKDKFFSIIAHDLRGPLGSHREFTKLLREKISFLSEREREVNLQILYESSEKLYSLMENLLHWARTQSGNITFQPVEIRIHELVNATIEILSLSFQKKQIRYENLIPKDLEIVADSFMMETIFRNLISNAIKYSLPNQKIEVGFIKSDLNQSKETTYQFYVKDEGIGMSQNQLNSLFQLDQKDSTPGTAQETGTGLGLILSKDFVEKHQGKIWAKSQPEQGTTFYMELGHITIN